A single window of Synergistaceae bacterium DNA harbors:
- a CDS encoding phage tail assembly protein gives MKIALSKTFTHNGVNYNEFDLALENLTGQDLIDAEENLRRAGIVINGAADFSRNYLLAVAAKVLKLPRESLLSLPAKDFTRIINETLIFLAGAALESVSPESAME, from the coding sequence ATGAAAATAGCACTTAGCAAGACTTTCACACATAACGGAGTAAATTACAACGAATTTGATTTAGCACTTGAGAATCTGACCGGACAAGATTTAATTGACGCAGAAGAAAATTTGCGTCGTGCAGGAATTGTAATAAACGGTGCAGCGGACTTTTCCCGAAATTATTTATTAGCAGTAGCAGCAAAAGTCTTAAAGTTGCCGAGAGAGTCATTATTGAGTCTCCCTGCAAAAGATTTCACGCGGATAATAAACGAGACATTAATTTTTTTAGCAGGTGCGGCATTAGAGTCAGTGAGTCCGGAGTCAGCCATGGAATAA